From Methanobacterium congolense, one genomic window encodes:
- a CDS encoding DUF6884 domain-containing protein: MSENTICIVPCGSKKIWDKEPEIGPTMAKNVYIGSFAGKCREYAEKFYPESWCILSAKYGFLFPEDIVPGPYNVSFNNKKSNPISLDELKAADSTQKLYKYDDIVVLGGKNYTKMVNDIFTDKHIYNPLSKCKGMGFMMQELNEAIKRNVPL, translated from the coding sequence ATGAGTGAGAACACAATTTGTATAGTGCCCTGTGGAAGTAAAAAGATTTGGGATAAAGAACCAGAAATTGGACCAACAATGGCTAAAAATGTTTACATTGGGTCCTTTGCAGGTAAATGTCGTGAATATGCTGAGAAGTTTTATCCAGAATCTTGGTGCATACTTTCAGCCAAGTATGGCTTTCTCTTTCCAGAGGATATCGTACCTGGCCCCTACAACGTGAGCTTCAACAACAAAAAGTCCAATCCTATAAGTCTTGATGAATTAAAAGCTGCTGATTCAACACAAAAACTCTATAAATATGATGATATTGTTGTTTTAGGTGGTAAAAACTATACTAAGATGGTTAATGATATTTTTACAGATAAACATATTTACAATCCACTCAGTAAATGTAAGGGAATGGGTTTCATGATGCAGGAGCTTAATGAAGCTATTAAAAGGAATGTTCCCTTGTAG
- a CDS encoding DUF365 domain-containing protein — translation MKDIKGVTHPIPTEYAERIYNNEKTVFVGKSHLGRVEKGDKFIIYESHGAKAYTGWADIVSIQKMKPAAITRKYKNQLMITAEELKEYAKNKPEMNVIEFENFQKFKKPVVPERFVTVAGKYIYENEFKMIEKNKN, via the coding sequence ATGAAAGATATAAAAGGTGTTACACATCCAATACCAACAGAATATGCAGAAAGAATCTACAACAATGAAAAAACTGTATTTGTGGGCAAATCCCACCTTGGAAGGGTTGAAAAAGGGGATAAATTCATAATCTATGAATCCCATGGGGCTAAAGCATACACTGGCTGGGCAGATATCGTATCCATTCAGAAGATGAAACCTGCAGCTATCACACGGAAGTACAAAAATCAGCTCATGATAACAGCTGAAGAACTCAAGGAATACGCTAAAAATAAGCCTGAAATGAACGTTATTGAGTTTGAAAACTTCCAAAAATTCAAAAAACCTGTTGTCCCCGAGCGTTTTGTCACAGTAGCAGGCAAATACATCTATGAAAATGAATTTAAGATGATTGAAAAAAATAAAAATTAA
- a CDS encoding DUF2357 domain-containing protein, whose protein sequence is MVEQRVLIHLQDKKGNELGLLTISAITNGLKNGETFKKGFLTLANVPLVEKPDDETPIQYHSNNEFNGLSKLMLLEETKYQVLFETQIQFEDEPKVLKTIQQGKAKIFEELRFKISSDKSYKCAGILNFHSYVGKSFFDVEMDGVESVPCPFEVRSKKIGYLDHYPAMIGDLSEVASGMIYEMDSPLAQYLEFHRKPKETLYEDFMFLEYLFRLENLPTAYEYIKRNMYSLLESYVEVVPASFASNLGPSEMLDVISRPEHLFKSDDTPKDWPSSLKGYVPDTITQLYYHETIDTPENRFLKYFLELLDKLIEDLIVQLLKIKDEGYVLDELYKYQRIVQDYLSEKWVRNVGKLNYLPLNSQVIQKREGYRDIFKYFIQFEFSFRLQWDEVEDRIKGYERKLSELYEYWCYFKLIKVLNKLSNQKLVYTDIYKISKDKWSIKVKKGRDSLQKFNIKFNDREITLNLMYNRLFSQNTKYKSYSLPFRPDYTIFIEFEGETYFVHFDAKYKSEGRVLDFYEKIGSNLPSDEIYEAEEELVNERDAEEQISRKYKYGDVYKMHTYKDAILFTEGAYVLYPGDEERIFNEISSKPLPSVGAFPLTPGKDGVEEENLLLFIKAILKNILER, encoded by the coding sequence ATGGTGGAACAGAGAGTTCTTATACATCTTCAGGATAAAAAAGGGAATGAATTAGGTCTTTTAACCATAAGTGCCATTACAAATGGTTTAAAAAATGGAGAAACCTTTAAAAAGGGATTTTTAACCCTTGCGAATGTTCCCCTAGTTGAAAAACCAGACGATGAAACACCCATTCAGTACCACTCCAACAATGAGTTCAATGGTCTTTCTAAGTTAATGCTCCTTGAAGAAACCAAGTATCAAGTGTTATTTGAAACCCAAATCCAATTTGAAGATGAACCCAAAGTTTTAAAAACCATTCAACAGGGTAAAGCCAAAATCTTTGAGGAGTTAAGGTTCAAGATCAGTTCTGATAAGAGCTACAAATGTGCAGGGATTCTCAATTTTCACAGTTACGTTGGAAAGTCATTCTTCGATGTTGAAATGGATGGTGTTGAATCTGTTCCCTGTCCCTTTGAGGTCCGGTCCAAGAAGATAGGTTACCTGGATCATTACCCTGCCATGATTGGGGATCTGTCGGAAGTTGCCTCGGGCATGATCTACGAAATGGATTCTCCCCTAGCCCAATACCTTGAATTTCACAGAAAACCTAAAGAAACATTGTATGAAGATTTCATGTTCTTGGAGTATTTATTCAGACTTGAAAACCTTCCTACAGCCTACGAGTACATCAAGAGGAACATGTACAGTCTCTTGGAAAGTTACGTGGAGGTTGTTCCTGCAAGTTTTGCATCAAATTTAGGACCTTCAGAGATGTTAGATGTAATATCAAGACCAGAGCACCTTTTTAAATCTGATGACACACCAAAGGATTGGCCAAGTAGTTTAAAGGGATACGTTCCTGATACAATAACCCAACTGTATTATCATGAAACCATAGACACTCCTGAGAATCGTTTTCTCAAGTACTTCTTGGAGTTACTGGACAAACTGATAGAAGATCTTATAGTACAACTTTTAAAGATTAAAGATGAAGGTTACGTTCTTGATGAGCTTTACAAGTATCAAAGAATAGTTCAAGATTATTTGTCTGAAAAATGGGTGAGAAATGTTGGTAAACTCAACTATTTACCCCTAAATTCACAAGTTATACAGAAAAGGGAAGGTTACAGAGACATATTTAAGTACTTCATCCAATTCGAATTTTCCTTCAGACTCCAGTGGGATGAGGTAGAGGATCGTATCAAGGGATATGAGCGTAAATTAAGTGAACTCTATGAGTATTGGTGTTACTTCAAGCTTATAAAAGTTTTAAACAAGTTAAGTAATCAAAAATTGGTTTACACTGATATCTACAAGATCAGTAAGGATAAATGGTCCATAAAAGTTAAAAAGGGTCGTGATTCTCTTCAAAAATTTAACATCAAATTCAATGATAGGGAAATAACATTGAATCTCATGTACAATCGTCTATTCTCTCAAAACACCAAATATAAATCTTATTCATTACCTTTTAGGCCAGATTATACTATCTTCATAGAATTTGAGGGTGAAACTTATTTCGTTCATTTCGATGCCAAGTACAAGTCTGAGGGGAGGGTTCTTGATTTTTATGAGAAAATTGGCTCAAACCTTCCATCAGATGAAATTTACGAAGCTGAAGAAGAACTGGTAAATGAGAGGGATGCTGAGGAACAGATCTCACGTAAGTATAAGTATGGAGATGTTTACAAGATGCACACCTACAAGGATGCCATACTCTTCACTGAGGGGGCCTACGTTTTGTACCCTGGAGATGAGGAAAGGATATTTAATGAGATCTCCTCCAAGCCACTTCCTTCTGTTGGTGCCTTCCCTCTAACTCCAGGTAAGGATGGTGTTGAAGAGGAGAATCTACTTTTATTCATAAAAGCTATTTTAAAAAATATTTTGGAGAGATAA
- a CDS encoding tetratricopeptide repeat protein, protein MKKWILVTTKVLDWFSLEEEDELVKLIKNDRPDPGDIVLVYKSSPHSTIEYIYKLKDSSYGKLTLRKEDRIKFENPPSFQDLKGEKFFEKGIKGFRKGIVELNPVSWKILKGIIQRKNPSQLKKINQLLNEDETTDDSEVKNYYKRGLACFEYGNYPESLKYLDKVTKLDPTCPKAHYHKGEIFENISNLFSAIHCYNKVLDIDSNCINALHRKGICFRILNKIDESNNCFDEILDKDPFNLPVLLDKGFNLLTLKDHEGALSIFQEILKVEPENLDALRSQAKCQKAMGNYSRARQTYERILKLNPKDADSWYYHGSTLVKDKKLSEAVLSYKKCVELDKNHYESFYNLGNVLFKLNEYKRSLEAFESAIELSPLSAEAWICKSKVQEMVEPEKAEESLEKALQIDPKNVEVLYSQAKHFKAQNNREKALGVLNNLLEMKSHFPKAWLLKGEILMEEGEYANALESLEFAIEMDPENPLTWLGKAEILKMTEKFAESHLYYDKVLQLDPENVKAILEIANILGIKGKYQEALKFCENAVKINPEHYDIWNVQGMILRCLDRAEDALNCFNKSLKLNPDSSEVWSNKGSILMENNIDEGMNCLKRALELDPLNTHARLELKKIEDSDLNG, encoded by the coding sequence TTGAAAAAATGGATACTGGTAACAACTAAGGTTTTAGATTGGTTTAGTTTAGAAGAGGAAGATGAACTCGTTAAACTAATTAAAAATGACAGACCAGATCCAGGGGATATTGTTTTAGTGTACAAGTCCAGCCCCCATAGTACAATTGAGTACATCTACAAGTTAAAAGATAGTAGTTACGGTAAGTTAACCCTTAGAAAGGAGGATAGGATTAAATTTGAAAATCCTCCAAGTTTTCAGGATCTTAAAGGGGAAAAATTCTTTGAAAAGGGGATCAAAGGTTTCAGAAAGGGGATTGTGGAGTTAAACCCTGTAAGCTGGAAGATCTTAAAAGGTATCATTCAGAGGAAAAATCCATCCCAACTTAAGAAGATCAACCAGTTACTCAACGAAGATGAAACTACAGATGATTCTGAAGTTAAAAACTATTATAAAAGGGGTTTAGCCTGTTTTGAATATGGAAATTATCCAGAATCTCTTAAGTATCTGGATAAGGTCACAAAATTGGATCCAACCTGCCCCAAGGCACACTACCATAAGGGTGAAATATTCGAGAATATAAGTAACTTATTTTCTGCTATACATTGTTACAATAAAGTTTTAGATATTGATTCAAATTGTATTAACGCCCTTCATCGTAAAGGAATATGTTTTAGAATATTGAATAAAATAGATGAATCTAATAACTGTTTTGATGAAATTTTAGATAAAGATCCTTTTAATCTCCCTGTTCTTCTTGATAAAGGATTTAATCTCTTGACATTGAAGGATCATGAAGGTGCTTTGAGTATCTTTCAGGAGATACTGAAAGTTGAACCAGAGAACCTTGATGCACTTCGATCACAGGCCAAATGCCAGAAAGCTATGGGAAACTACTCAAGGGCAAGACAAACCTATGAAAGGATCCTTAAATTAAATCCAAAAGACGCTGACTCATGGTACTACCACGGATCAACCCTTGTAAAGGATAAAAAGTTATCAGAAGCAGTTTTATCCTACAAAAAGTGTGTTGAATTAGATAAGAATCATTATGAATCATTTTACAACCTGGGAAATGTTTTGTTCAAGTTGAATGAGTATAAAAGATCATTGGAAGCCTTTGAGAGTGCAATTGAATTATCACCCCTTTCAGCGGAAGCATGGATCTGTAAATCCAAAGTTCAGGAGATGGTTGAACCTGAAAAAGCCGAGGAATCCCTTGAAAAAGCTCTTCAAATCGATCCAAAGAATGTTGAGGTTTTGTACAGTCAAGCTAAACATTTCAAAGCACAAAATAACCGTGAAAAAGCTTTGGGAGTTTTGAACAATCTCCTTGAGATGAAATCCCATTTTCCAAAAGCATGGTTACTCAAGGGTGAGATCCTCATGGAAGAGGGAGAGTATGCAAATGCCCTTGAAAGTCTGGAATTTGCAATAGAGATGGATCCAGAAAATCCATTAACATGGCTTGGAAAGGCAGAGATACTTAAAATGACGGAAAAATTTGCAGAGTCTCATCTCTACTATGATAAGGTACTTCAACTGGACCCTGAAAATGTTAAAGCCATTCTAGAAATAGCAAACATACTTGGAATCAAAGGAAAGTACCAGGAAGCCCTTAAGTTCTGTGAAAATGCCGTTAAGATCAACCCAGAGCATTATGATATATGGAATGTTCAGGGAATGATACTCAGATGTTTAGATAGGGCTGAAGATGCTTTAAACTGTTTTAATAAATCTTTAAAACTTAATCCAGACTCTTCTGAGGTATGGTCTAACAAAGGATCCATTCTCATGGAAAATAATATTGATGAAGGTATGAATTGTTTGAAGAGAGCTTTAGAGCTGGATCCACTTAACACTCATGCAAGGTTAGAACTGAAAAAAATTGAGGATAGTGACTTGAATGGTTAA
- a CDS encoding MrcB family domain-containing protein, producing the protein MLKEDIEQVLNNYKRARNENFTGHPMAKVLRINFPNDLKEIIDEPNKYKITGSAGQGNWTYSPWVAIFDKRITTSAQSGFYPVYLFKEDMSGVYLSLNQGATDLKNKYGNRRANEILNTKSKNFRDKLNGLIQVSDNFLESIDLEVENSPNAPFYEAGNIYAKYYSLNNLPSEEKLESDLKEVLNMYDLLVSEDEPLKIIENESEIAESQKKFVEIFKNATDKIVSGKAGFQGGQEEGNFYWSNKLGIWLCSRKIETSRYWNGFGVEEPEEDSGHTIICEINFPLRGIRRSVAGAFAKDESENIYVIHRGKLGGNFSKVFFEENYEGEWTSVQDGDRKTDVVVIGRLDDPVLPEKVRDFVLMIDRMKNGPKIEETPSNEDNELEKLPSASFYEFLVESGYFFDPKIVENFLLSLKVKPFVILTGNSGTGKTKLAQLFARYQLSNYNIVPVGANWTENRHLLGFYNIITKNYQETTALTLITEASKNSQIPHFLILDEMNLSHVERYFADFLSSMESQEAIPLHSNEDNNVPNELKIPGNLLVVGTVNVDETTYMFSPKVLDRANTIEFSTSPAKSYMLNDYGEYQLTGNSEYLEDPLSNLEIRDCKLSQLKEELEDVKIEGGDYLWDVLADEVNNFQEVLGKAGFDFGFRVIDEILRFMYVAWIYEGRPEIWDNWMRYFDAQIKQKMLPKLHGSQRVLENVLMELFELCYTEAVEPSPRYFGDLKSDKNVKYLSSALKIQEMDKVLYEQRYVSFIN; encoded by the coding sequence ATGTTAAAGGAAGATATTGAACAGGTTTTGAATAATTATAAAAGAGCTAGGAATGAAAATTTCACTGGACATCCTATGGCCAAAGTATTACGGATTAATTTTCCAAATGACCTTAAGGAAATTATAGATGAACCCAACAAGTACAAGATAACTGGTTCAGCAGGTCAGGGTAATTGGACATACTCCCCCTGGGTTGCAATATTTGATAAAAGAATAACCACAAGCGCTCAATCAGGATTTTATCCTGTTTATTTGTTTAAAGAAGATATGAGTGGTGTTTATCTTTCACTCAATCAAGGTGCTACTGATTTAAAGAACAAATATGGAAATAGAAGGGCTAATGAAATTTTAAATACAAAATCAAAAAATTTTAGGGACAAATTAAATGGTTTAATACAAGTATCTGATAATTTTTTAGAATCAATAGACTTAGAAGTGGAAAATTCCCCAAATGCACCTTTCTACGAAGCAGGTAACATCTATGCAAAATATTACAGTTTAAACAATTTACCATCAGAAGAAAAGCTTGAATCAGACTTAAAAGAAGTTTTAAATATGTACGATTTACTCGTTTCAGAAGATGAACCTCTGAAAATAATCGAAAATGAAAGTGAAATAGCAGAAAGTCAGAAGAAATTTGTTGAAATTTTCAAAAACGCTACTGATAAAATTGTTAGTGGTAAAGCTGGTTTTCAAGGCGGCCAGGAAGAAGGAAATTTCTATTGGTCAAACAAACTTGGGATTTGGTTATGTTCAAGAAAGATTGAAACGAGCAGGTATTGGAATGGTTTTGGAGTCGAAGAACCTGAAGAAGATTCAGGCCATACAATTATATGTGAAATAAATTTCCCACTAAGGGGAATTAGAAGATCGGTGGCAGGAGCCTTTGCAAAGGATGAATCCGAGAATATCTACGTGATTCACAGAGGTAAACTTGGTGGAAACTTTTCTAAGGTGTTTTTTGAAGAAAATTATGAAGGAGAATGGACTTCAGTTCAAGATGGAGATAGAAAAACTGACGTTGTTGTAATTGGTAGATTAGATGATCCTGTGCTACCTGAAAAAGTCAGAGATTTTGTTTTGATGATCGATAGAATGAAAAATGGACCTAAAATCGAAGAAACCCCATCTAATGAAGACAATGAACTTGAAAAACTTCCATCTGCATCATTCTATGAATTTTTAGTTGAATCAGGTTACTTCTTCGATCCAAAGATAGTTGAAAACTTCTTACTATCCTTGAAGGTGAAACCATTCGTTATTTTAACTGGTAACTCTGGTACTGGTAAAACCAAATTAGCTCAACTCTTTGCCAGATATCAGCTCTCAAACTACAACATCGTCCCTGTAGGTGCAAACTGGACTGAAAACAGACATTTACTTGGTTTCTACAACATAATCACCAAGAACTACCAAGAAACCACAGCCTTAACCTTAATCACAGAAGCTTCAAAGAATTCCCAAATTCCACATTTCCTAATTCTGGATGAGATGAACCTTTCACATGTTGAAAGATACTTCGCTGACTTTTTATCATCCATGGAAAGTCAAGAGGCCATACCATTACATTCAAACGAGGACAATAACGTTCCCAATGAGTTGAAAATACCAGGTAACCTATTAGTGGTTGGTACGGTTAACGTGGATGAAACAACCTACATGTTCAGTCCTAAGGTTTTGGATAGGGCTAACACCATCGAATTTTCAACTTCCCCTGCTAAAAGTTACATGTTGAATGATTATGGTGAGTACCAGTTAACAGGTAACAGTGAGTACCTTGAAGATCCACTCTCTAACCTTGAAATCAGAGATTGTAAACTCTCACAATTAAAAGAGGAATTAGAGGATGTTAAAATTGAGGGAGGAGACTACCTTTGGGATGTACTTGCAGATGAAGTCAACAACTTCCAGGAAGTCCTTGGAAAGGCAGGTTTTGATTTTGGTTTCAGGGTAATCGATGAAATATTACGTTTCATGTATGTTGCTTGGATCTACGAGGGTAGACCAGAGATTTGGGATAATTGGATGCGTTACTTCGATGCTCAGATCAAACAGAAGATGTTACCTAAGTTACATGGGTCCCAGAGGGTTCTTGAGAATGTTTTAATGGAGCTCTTTGAACTCTGTTACACCGAGGCTGTGGAACCTTCACCCCGCTACTTCGGAGATCTGAAATCAGATAAAAACGTGAAATATCTTTCATCTGCCTTGAAGATCCAGGAGATGGATAAGGTACTCTACGAGCAGAGATACGTTTCATTCATAAATTAG
- a CDS encoding GmrSD restriction endonuclease domain-containing protein, producing the protein MSKPQVSTHSWTIQRLYDDFYKPGQLVFNTEYQRSEVWNLSRKQKLIDSIIKQYNLGMIFLRRKGDLYEVLDGQQRLKAIFDFINNEYSTSAEFTPEIGEMDFETLGEDKNRYSRFFAFDLIIALVENADDETTSDIFLRLQEGMPLNTAEKLNAMRGKMHNIILDLSNYPFIKNTGIKDHRFAHRLLAAQIFALELNSNFDLMDFHDINFQSLKDMYEKYSIKNPPAYAISNTKKYLNFLGRSFGDKAQIIRRRGDFIPIYLLYSYLEKKYATQGIEEIFVDFTMNFLNKVESTNIKDVFVTLKDKPYHDFKRWRSTGALSSKSFRERFKIILGKFLEESPSIELKDKTRAFDYGQKLAIYYKDKGICQKCHKEISFDEVEIDHINPWSKAGPTTVNNGQLLCQECNRKKGNKSY; encoded by the coding sequence ATGAGCAAACCCCAGGTATCTACCCATAGTTGGACTATACAAAGATTATATGATGATTTTTATAAGCCAGGTCAATTAGTTTTTAACACGGAGTATCAAAGATCTGAAGTATGGAATTTGAGTAGAAAACAAAAGTTAATAGATTCTATAATAAAACAGTATAATTTAGGAATGATTTTCCTTAGAAGAAAAGGTGATTTATACGAAGTTTTAGATGGTCAACAGAGATTAAAAGCTATATTTGATTTTATAAATAATGAATATTCTACATCAGCTGAATTTACCCCTGAAATTGGTGAAATGGATTTTGAAACTTTAGGGGAAGATAAAAATAGATATTCCCGTTTTTTTGCATTTGATCTTATTATTGCACTTGTAGAAAATGCTGATGACGAAACCACTTCAGATATATTTTTAAGACTCCAAGAAGGCATGCCCTTAAATACAGCAGAAAAACTCAATGCTATGAGGGGCAAAATGCATAATATAATTTTAGATTTGTCTAATTACCCTTTTATTAAAAATACTGGAATTAAAGACCATAGATTTGCTCATAGATTACTAGCTGCACAAATTTTTGCATTAGAATTGAATTCAAATTTTGATTTAATGGATTTTCATGATATAAATTTTCAATCTCTTAAGGATATGTACGAAAAATATTCAATTAAAAACCCTCCAGCTTATGCTATTTCAAATACAAAAAAATATCTCAATTTTTTAGGTAGGTCCTTTGGAGATAAAGCGCAGATAATTAGGCGGAGAGGAGATTTTATTCCAATTTATCTGCTTTATTCTTATTTAGAGAAAAAATATGCAACCCAAGGTATTGAAGAAATTTTTGTAGATTTTACAATGAATTTCTTGAACAAAGTGGAATCTACCAATATAAAAGATGTTTTTGTCACTTTAAAGGATAAACCATACCATGATTTCAAAAGATGGAGAAGTACAGGAGCTTTATCTTCAAAATCATTTAGAGAACGATTTAAAATAATTTTAGGAAAATTCCTGGAAGAATCTCCTTCTATTGAATTGAAAGACAAAACCCGTGCATTTGATTACGGGCAAAAACTAGCCATTTACTATAAGGATAAAGGTATCTGCCAAAAATGTCACAAAGAAATATCATTTGATGAAGTAGAGATTGATCATATCAACCCTTGGAGTAAAGCAGGCCCCACTACAGTAAATAATGGTCAATTATTATGTCAAGAGTGTAACAGAAAGAAAGGAAATAAAAGTTATTAA